A single Inediibacterium massiliense DNA region contains:
- a CDS encoding tyrosine-type recombinase/integrase: MNDFFNTVRSFLLEYLPNQRCFSENTIRSYRQALNLFILYLRTEQRMSVKQIRFDTMNREMILNFLDWLENDRHCGVNTRNQRLMVLRSFFDYAGELDCTQIALSVTVQNVPIKTPQSKVVEYLSETALEALLKQPDPAKRTGLRNSFFMVLMYDTAARCGELLDMKVRDLRIRVQHPIAYLHGKGSKTRTVPLLSRTVQHCERYLRTFHPCEPMDSEKPLFYTIIHGIQQPMSADTVALFLKKYGDLACRACPEVPPHIHAHMLRHTRAMHLYHQGMPMMLLSEYLGHASEETTKVYAYADTEMKRAAIDKADVVRGSASPPVPIWINDDEMILKLSGLI, encoded by the coding sequence ATGAATGATTTTTTTAACACCGTTAGGAGCTTCCTGCTGGAATATCTGCCCAACCAAAGATGTTTCAGCGAAAACACGATTCGATCCTACCGCCAGGCACTGAATCTATTCATTCTGTATTTGCGGACGGAACAAAGGATGTCCGTTAAGCAAATACGATTTGATACCATGAACAGAGAAATGATTCTGAATTTTCTTGATTGGCTGGAAAATGACCGGCACTGCGGCGTCAATACCCGCAACCAACGGCTTATGGTATTGCGCTCATTTTTTGATTACGCCGGGGAGCTTGACTGCACGCAGATCGCATTAAGCGTAACCGTCCAAAATGTTCCGATTAAAACGCCGCAAAGCAAGGTGGTAGAGTATCTTTCGGAAACAGCGCTGGAGGCATTGCTGAAACAGCCCGATCCGGCAAAGCGAACCGGGCTGCGCAATTCCTTTTTCATGGTGCTGATGTATGATACAGCGGCGCGCTGCGGTGAACTTTTGGACATGAAGGTTCGTGACTTACGCATTCGTGTTCAGCACCCCATTGCCTATTTACACGGGAAAGGAAGCAAAACTCGCACTGTACCTTTGCTTTCCAGAACAGTTCAGCATTGTGAGCGATATTTGCGCACATTTCATCCCTGCGAACCGATGGACAGCGAAAAACCTTTATTCTATACCATTATTCACGGAATACAACAGCCGATGTCCGCAGATACGGTGGCACTGTTTCTGAAAAAATACGGTGATTTAGCTTGCCGTGCCTGCCCTGAGGTTCCACCGCATATTCACGCCCACATGCTCAGGCATACCAGAGCAATGCACCTGTACCACCAGGGAATGCCGATGATGCTGCTTTCCGAATATCTCGGCCATGCCAGTGAGGAAACAACCAAAGTTTACGCCTACGCGGACACCGAAATGAAACGCGCTGCAATTGACAAGGCCGATGTTGTTCGAGGCAGCGCTTCACCACCTGTGCCGATTTGGATTAATGATGATGAAATGATCCTCAAGCTCTCTGGCTTAATCTGA
- a CDS encoding tyrosine-type recombinase/integrase — MKHTFKSLFSERLRGFAQQKNAVGFPYDESLRLLLDFDRFCLDKFPSETTLTKEICLAWAVRKDTEGNNTFRNRLMPVREFARYLNRCGEPAFVLTPNFAKKGPRHIPHIYSEEEIAALWNVLDHLRPRKGYPIRHFVFPTLVRLLYCCGLRPCETRKLRTADVDLEKGRLDIVESKGHKSRIVMMADDVTEICRKYDETVSKVMPGRELFFPDSNGNIYGKVGLNKTFRIAKAKAGIGTSGEYSPRLYDFRHTFATHRLYQWMCDGKDVTAMLPYLSAYMGHAQLSDTYYYIHLVPGLFEKMTGFDYSASEHLLPEVECDE, encoded by the coding sequence GTGAAGCATACGTTTAAGAGCCTTTTTTCCGAGCGCCTGCGCGGCTTCGCACAGCAAAAGAATGCCGTCGGTTTTCCGTATGACGAATCGTTACGACTGCTGCTCGACTTTGACCGGTTCTGCCTTGACAAATTCCCCTCCGAAACCACTCTAACCAAAGAGATTTGTTTGGCGTGGGCAGTTCGGAAAGATACAGAGGGCAACAACACCTTTCGCAACCGTTTAATGCCGGTCAGGGAATTTGCCCGTTACCTGAACCGCTGCGGGGAACCGGCGTTTGTTCTCACACCGAATTTCGCGAAGAAAGGTCCGCGGCATATCCCGCACATTTACAGTGAAGAAGAAATCGCCGCGCTGTGGAATGTTTTAGACCATCTGCGGCCCCGCAAGGGGTATCCTATCCGCCACTTTGTCTTCCCAACACTTGTCCGCTTGCTATACTGCTGTGGTTTACGCCCTTGCGAGACCCGAAAGCTCCGTACCGCTGATGTGGATTTGGAAAAGGGGCGGCTGGATATTGTAGAAAGCAAAGGCCACAAAAGCCGGATCGTGATGATGGCGGATGATGTTACGGAAATATGCCGGAAGTATGATGAAACAGTTTCTAAAGTCATGCCCGGACGCGAACTGTTTTTTCCTGATTCCAACGGAAATATTTATGGTAAAGTAGGACTCAACAAGACTTTCCGCATTGCCAAAGCGAAAGCAGGAATTGGAACGTCCGGCGAGTATTCCCCCAGGCTTTACGACTTCCGGCACACATTCGCGACGCACCGTCTGTACCAGTGGATGTGTGATGGCAAGGACGTAACCGCCATGCTGCCGTATCTCAGCGCGTATATGGGCCACGCGCAGTTAAGCGACACATATTACTATATCCACTTGGTTCCGGGCCTGTTTGAAAAAATGACGGGGTTCGATTATTCAGCGTCAGAACATCTTCTGCCGGAGGTGGAATGCGATGAATGA
- a CDS encoding tyrosine-type recombinase/integrase gives MDTFNLQEVAEQSLRLLKQGDASAKTVKEYRTTGFGAVIRHFTRQGVLNVSAKMLDAFVLEQRELFERREFSEWKWRLVRRGSELLKHFAQTGTVELTELRPWEPVLRKPRQSVELDMPTPEQLADPDDLFALIWRVKQELLKAGLTKRTVRHYTAEGMTVILRRHTEQGLVHYSESLVSDMVAEIRSKYEQGLTSRVSYQNLRKASFLLAEMHRTGDITLYKVPDWGQREPAPEFAALLLHFCDNANRTGILAGSTVKVARSAIRTFFFELEARGRKSFDGITLAEVSDTITRMADRYTGGLHSAIFSVRVFLLHLYENNFTPENLSLAVPEMVACRTVFREGFTGGETARLLDEPNLETAFGKRDYAMMLLAAQTGLRACDVVNLKRENIDWRAGEIRIVQQKTGKQLSLPLEPESGNAIADYLLHARPESDLPYIFLCHTGALRPINNRSASALVTKYLRRANIVSHIPRRGFHSFQRSFGTRLLQNEIPLELLRQLLGHSKIDSAKPYLSVDEQGLKTCALGLVPCGKAGDLV, from the coding sequence ATGGACACATTTAATCTGCAAGAAGTTGCCGAACAGTCGTTAAGGCTGTTGAAGCAAGGTGACGCAAGTGCAAAGACGGTGAAAGAGTATCGAACCACAGGTTTTGGCGCGGTTATCCGTCATTTCACCCGCCAGGGTGTTCTGAACGTGAGCGCCAAAATGCTTGACGCGTTTGTGCTGGAACAGCGCGAGCTTTTTGAGCGCAGAGAATTTTCCGAATGGAAATGGCGGCTGGTTCGCCGCGGGAGTGAGTTGCTCAAACACTTTGCACAAACCGGTACAGTAGAATTGACAGAGCTCAGACCATGGGAACCTGTTCTGAGAAAACCGCGCCAAAGTGTTGAGCTGGACATGCCCACACCTGAACAACTGGCTGACCCCGATGACCTTTTCGCACTGATTTGGCGAGTTAAGCAAGAGCTTCTCAAAGCGGGCCTGACGAAGCGAACAGTGCGGCATTACACAGCCGAAGGAATGACAGTCATTTTGCGCAGGCACACAGAGCAAGGGCTGGTACACTATTCTGAATCGCTGGTATCCGACATGGTGGCGGAAATACGGAGCAAATATGAGCAGGGGCTCACTTCGCGGGTTTCATACCAGAACCTGCGCAAAGCGAGTTTCCTTCTGGCTGAAATGCACCGAACCGGAGATATTACTCTCTACAAGGTCCCAGATTGGGGACAACGCGAACCGGCTCCCGAATTTGCAGCCTTGCTTCTCCATTTCTGCGACAACGCCAATCGCACGGGCATACTTGCGGGCAGCACGGTCAAGGTGGCCCGAAGCGCCATACGCACCTTTTTCTTCGAGCTGGAAGCACGCGGCCGGAAATCCTTTGACGGCATTACTTTGGCAGAGGTCAGCGATACCATAACTCGTATGGCAGATAGGTACACCGGAGGACTACACTCGGCTATCTTTTCCGTTCGGGTATTTCTTCTGCATTTGTATGAAAACAATTTTACGCCGGAGAACCTGAGCCTTGCGGTTCCCGAGATGGTCGCGTGCAGAACAGTATTCCGAGAGGGCTTTACTGGTGGTGAAACAGCGCGCTTACTGGATGAGCCAAATTTAGAAACGGCCTTTGGCAAGCGTGATTACGCCATGATGCTCTTGGCTGCCCAAACCGGCCTGCGCGCCTGTGATGTTGTCAACCTCAAGCGGGAGAATATTGACTGGCGGGCCGGGGAGATTCGCATTGTTCAGCAAAAAACGGGAAAGCAGCTAAGTCTGCCTCTTGAACCCGAAAGCGGCAACGCAATCGCGGACTATCTGCTCCACGCCCGTCCAGAAAGTGATCTGCCGTATATTTTCCTGTGTCACACTGGCGCACTACGCCCCATCAACAATCGTAGCGCCAGCGCCCTTGTGACAAAATATCTACGCCGTGCGAACATTGTTTCACATATTCCCCGCCGGGGATTCCACAGCTTCCAGCGGTCGTTTGGAACCCGGCTGCTGCAAAACGAGATACCGCTTGAATTGCTCCGACAACTTTTGGGGCATTCAAAGATTGATTCGGCGAAACCGTATCTATCCGTAGATGAGCAGGGCCTGAAAACCTGCGCGCTGGGGCTTGTGCCCTGCGGAAAGGCGGGTGATTTGGTGTGA
- a CDS encoding DNA cytosine methyltransferase, whose protein sequence is MEQIRITKEMRYADGKDGKANDLIRPRFFVWENVPGAFSSQNGEDFKAVLEESIRIADHTVSVPRPAGGVWKSAGCILGREFSLAWRVLDAQYWGVAQRRKRIFLVADFGGHTAPKILFEQDRLLGNT, encoded by the coding sequence ATGGAGCAGATTAGAATAACAAAAGAAATGAGGTATGCCGATGGAAAAGACGGAAAAGCAAATGACCTTATTCGACCTCGATTCTTCGTTTGGGAAAATGTTCCCGGAGCCTTCTCATCTCAAAACGGAGAAGATTTCAAAGCGGTCCTCGAAGAGAGCATACGAATTGCAGACCACACCGTATCTGTACCTCGACCTGCGGGAGGGGTATGGAAATCTGCTGGGTGCATTTTGGGAAGAGAATTCTCCCTTGCTTGGAGAGTTCTGGATGCTCAATACTGGGGTGTCGCCCAAAGGCGCAAAAGAATCTTTCTTGTCGCAGATTTTGGAGGACACACCGCTCCCAAAATACTATTTGAGCAAGACCGCTTGCTTGGGAATACTTAG
- a CDS encoding DNA cytosine methyltransferase yields the protein MLNTGVSPKGAKESFLSQILEDTPLPKYYLSKTACLGILRRAKSRGKELPKQLKTALEIQAGITQIDNSSLSNMKELKSYHINQRNEGIDLENLSGALMATQNMQMQTFVTEPMICLNDQGGNRMDITENITSTLRASMGGNLPIVMGSQQGGAEICENLCPTITSAAGTSGNNQPVLFDNHGKDCRYNGPLKVAPTVAAVYGTGGNNVPLVSKPIAYSLDSKDSNSMKSNNPISGCRETDKSRTLDTTNPDPSKNQGGIAIVQESYCIASNTINRQDHNGGNGQGVQKDISYTLTTSDVHAIYKPQPYQDVVGALCHRDYKGVNSIYVNQDKCIVDKPYQDVVGALCNGDWKGAGNQYVSQDKCIIDNQSNIYGQSAFADYKEGCSTLRAQGGDNGGGSENLAVSRNLVRRLTPLECERLQGFPDGWTNIAKASDSPRYKALGNSVAIPCVDFVLRGIAFFLQKFKEEREES from the coding sequence ATGCTCAATACTGGGGTGTCGCCCAAAGGCGCAAAAGAATCTTTCTTGTCGCAGATTTTGGAGGACACACCGCTCCCAAAATACTATTTGAGCAAGACCGCTTGCTTGGGAATACTTAGACGAGCAAAATCGAGGGGTAAAGAGTTGCCAAAACAATTAAAAACAGCATTGGAAATACAAGCTGGAATTACACAGATAGATAACAGCAGCCTATCAAATATGAAAGAACTGAAATCCTATCACATTAATCAAAGGAATGAAGGTATTGACCTTGAAAATCTTTCGGGTGCATTGATGGCAACACAGAATATGCAGATGCAGACTTTTGTTACAGAACCAATGATATGTTTAAATGACCAAGGCGGAAACCGCATGGATATTACTGAAAATATAACATCTACATTAAGAGCAAGTATGGGTGGAAATCTTCCCATTGTTATGGGAAGTCAGCAAGGTGGTGCGGAAATTTGTGAAAATCTTTGCCCGACGATTACATCAGCTGCTGGAACAAGTGGAAATAATCAGCCTGTACTGTTTGATAATCACGGTAAGGACTGCAGATATAACGGACCACTAAAAGTTGCACCGACAGTGGCAGCAGTCTATGGAACAGGTGGCAATAACGTTCCTCTTGTTTCAAAGCCTATTGCATATAGTTTGGATAGCAAAGACAGCAATTCAATGAAATCTAATAACCCAATATCAGGGTGTCGGGAAACAGATAAATCACGAACACTTGATACTACAAACCCAGATCCAAGTAAAAATCAAGGTGGTATTGCCATAGTACAGGAAAGTTATTGCATTGCCAGCAATACGATTAACCGCCAAGATCACAATGGAGGCAACGGTCAAGGGGTGCAGAAAGATATTAGTTATACGCTTACAACGTCAGATGTTCATGCTATTTATAAGCCTCAGCCATATCAAGATGTAGTTGGAGCCTTGTGTCATCGTGATTACAAAGGAGTGAATTCTATATATGTAAATCAAGACAAATGCATTGTAGATAAACCATACCAGGATGTTGTTGGAGCATTGTGCAATGGTGATTGGAAAGGTGCCGGTAATCAATATGTCAGCCAAGATAAGTGCATTATTGACAACCAAAGCAACATCTATGGGCAATCTGCATTTGCAGATTACAAGGAAGGTTGTAGCACTTTAAGAGCCCAAGGCGGTGACAATGGTGGAGGAAGTGAAAATCTTGCAGTATCACGAAATCTTGTCCGTAGGCTGACACCTCTTGAGTGCGAAAGACTGCAAGGCTTTCCCGATGGTTGGACGAATATAGCAAAAGCTTCAGATTCGCCAAGATACAAGGCACTTGGAAACAGTGTGGCAATTCCATGCGTAGACTTTGTTCTCCGTGGGATTGCTTTTTTCTTGCAAAAATTCAAGGAAGAAAGAGAGGAAAGTTAA
- a CDS encoding class I SAM-dependent methyltransferase, giving the protein MEQKSMTALVSAFSRAYHSQNNKVKIFDDSIARMLLTDEEYHNISKSMTDGIGFFNPNFKGTKDEALRWVVDNQLSPPQLGRAAYAEKALQTAVSIGVKQYLIFGAGYDTFAYRQPSWAEKIQILEIDHPFTANDKQVHLKNANITIPNNVHFIEADFTNEQWQTALTQNTSFNGNKISFCSILGVAYYLSRQTFSELITVLSLILPKGSSIVFDYPDENTYTEKAGERAKKQALLAGAANEKMLGSYSYKDMEKILSEHGFLIYEHLTPMEMTQQYFETYNQANPTHYMTAFDNVNYCLAVRK; this is encoded by the coding sequence ATGGAACAAAAAAGCATGACAGCACTTGTTAGTGCATTCTCAAGAGCGTACCACTCTCAAAATAATAAAGTTAAAATTTTTGATGACAGTATTGCTAGGATGCTCTTGACCGATGAAGAATACCATAATATTTCAAAAAGCATGACGGACGGTATTGGCTTCTTTAATCCTAATTTTAAAGGGACAAAGGACGAAGCCCTGAGATGGGTAGTAGACAACCAATTATCTCCTCCACAACTTGGCAGAGCAGCTTATGCAGAAAAAGCACTTCAGACTGCTGTATCTATAGGTGTAAAACAATATTTAATTTTCGGTGCAGGATACGATACATTTGCCTACCGTCAACCGAGTTGGGCTGAAAAGATACAGATTTTGGAGATTGATCATCCTTTTACTGCAAATGATAAGCAAGTACATCTTAAAAATGCTAATATTACAATACCAAATAATGTTCACTTTATTGAAGCAGATTTCACCAATGAACAGTGGCAAACGGCATTAACCCAAAATACTTCATTTAATGGAAATAAAATTAGCTTTTGCAGTATCCTAGGAGTTGCATATTATCTTTCCAGACAAACATTTAGTGAATTGATTACCGTGCTCAGCTTAATTTTACCAAAGGGAAGTTCAATTGTATTTGATTATCCCGATGAAAATACTTATACCGAAAAAGCAGGAGAACGTGCAAAAAAACAAGCTTTGTTGGCAGGTGCGGCAAACGAAAAGATGCTTGGTAGCTATTCGTACAAAGATATGGAGAAAATTCTTTCAGAACATGGATTTTTAATTTATGAGCATTTAACCCCAATGGAAATGACACAACAATACTTTGAAACCTATAATCAAGCAAACCCTACTCATTATATGACTGCATTCGATAATGTAAATTATTGCCTTGCGGTAAGAAAATAA
- a CDS encoding VirB4 family type IV secretion system protein — protein MKTQSIATEPSLQLKTFLDMIAPSVIKFNVDHFICGNTFRCVWALREYPTVTEEQAILRHLGEKDGVTLRIYTRQVTPTEEKRIIHNATNKNRMNTANTNDLQESVTAESNLQDVVTLVSTMHRNREPLLHCAVYIELTASDYDSLKLLQTDVLTELVRSKLNVDRLLLRQQQGFFCVGPSGRNIFGSQFERVLPASSVANLYPFNYSGKTDSNGFYLGRDKFGSNILVDFDKRDDDKTNPCILILGNSGQGKSYLLKLILCNILESGKSVICLDPEHEFGELAENTDGCFVDLMSGEYMINPLEPKSWDDGGSPQDKDAPIAFRQATKLSQHISFLKDFFRCYKDFDDRNIDVIEIMLGKLYSNWNISDNTDFASLESKDYPILSDLYTLIEKEYKDYDKEKYQLYTAELLQEILLGLHSMCKGAESKFFNGYTNITSNRFIVFGVKGLLNASKNVKNALLFNVLSFMSDKLLTEGNTAAAIDELYLFLTNMTAIEYIRNFMKRVRKKESSVILSSQNLEDFNIEGIREMTKPLFSIPTHQFLFNAGAVDSKFYMDTLQLEQSEYNLIKFPQRGVCLYKCGNERYNLVVHAPAYKEKLFGKAGGR, from the coding sequence ATGAAAACTCAAAGCATTGCAACCGAGCCGAGCCTCCAACTCAAAACATTTTTAGACATGATTGCTCCATCGGTGATTAAATTTAATGTGGATCATTTCATTTGTGGAAACACATTTCGATGTGTGTGGGCACTTCGTGAATATCCCACAGTAACTGAAGAACAGGCAATCCTTCGTCATTTAGGTGAAAAAGATGGTGTGACACTGCGTATCTATACAAGACAGGTAACACCAACAGAAGAAAAAAGAATCATTCATAATGCCACAAATAAGAACAGAATGAATACTGCAAATACCAACGATTTGCAAGAAAGCGTCACTGCTGAAAGCAATCTGCAGGATGTGGTTACTTTGGTATCTACCATGCATCGAAACCGCGAACCACTTTTACATTGTGCAGTATATATCGAACTGACTGCAAGCGACTATGACAGCCTAAAGCTATTACAAACTGATGTTTTGACAGAACTTGTTCGAAGTAAGCTGAATGTAGATAGGCTGTTGCTCCGTCAACAACAAGGCTTTTTCTGCGTTGGCCCATCGGGTAGAAATATTTTTGGTAGTCAATTTGAGCGAGTCCTCCCCGCCTCATCCGTTGCAAATCTGTATCCCTTTAATTATTCGGGAAAGACAGATAGCAACGGTTTTTATTTAGGCAGAGATAAGTTTGGCAGTAACATTCTTGTGGATTTCGATAAGCGAGATGATGACAAAACCAACCCTTGTATCTTGATTTTGGGTAATTCGGGACAAGGCAAAAGTTATCTTCTTAAGCTGATTTTATGCAATATCTTAGAGTCGGGTAAAAGTGTAATATGCCTTGATCCAGAACATGAATTCGGTGAACTTGCAGAAAATACAGACGGTTGTTTTGTGGATTTAATGAGTGGGGAGTATATGATAAATCCACTAGAACCGAAAAGCTGGGATGACGGCGGTTCGCCACAGGATAAGGATGCACCCATTGCATTCAGACAAGCAACAAAGCTTAGTCAGCATATTAGCTTTTTAAAAGATTTTTTTCGTTGCTATAAAGACTTTGATGACAGGAATATTGATGTCATTGAAATTATGCTTGGCAAATTGTATTCCAATTGGAATATCAGTGATAACACCGACTTTGCATCCCTTGAATCTAAGGACTATCCCATCCTGTCTGACCTTTATACTCTGATTGAGAAAGAATATAAAGACTATGATAAAGAAAAATATCAGCTTTATACCGCTGAATTGTTACAGGAAATTCTACTTGGACTGCATTCTATGTGTAAGGGTGCAGAGAGTAAGTTCTTTAATGGCTATACCAATATTACTTCAAACAGATTTATTGTGTTTGGTGTAAAAGGCTTATTAAATGCAAGTAAGAATGTAAAAAATGCTTTGCTTTTCAATGTCTTATCCTTCATGAGTGACAAACTTCTTACCGAGGGAAATACGGCGGCCGCCATTGACGAACTGTATTTATTCCTTACAAATATGACTGCCATTGAGTACATCAGGAACTTTATGAAAAGAGTGCGAAAGAAAGAGTCCTCCGTAATTCTGTCCAGTCAGAATTTGGAGGACTTTAATATTGAGGGCATTCGTGAGATGACAAAGCCTTTGTTCTCTATCCCCACGCATCAATTCTTGTTTAATGCCGGCGCTGTAGATTCTAAATTTTATATGGATACCTTACAGCTTGAACAAAGTGAGTACAATCTTATTAAGTTTCCTCAGCGTGGAGTATGCCTCTATAAATGCGGTAACGAGCGATATAACCTTGTTGTTCATGCTCCGGCATACAAGGAAAAATTGTTTGGAAAGGCAGGAGGTAGATAG
- a CDS encoding M23 family metallopeptidase: MAAISGAALAKAATAVLSNDKIRKGVGWIVVAILSPIIVTIALILAILSGTASHNSTALELSFNGGAISEKVPVEFRTHIEDMRYSFGFLDYDIKSINSKTEDDESLDSVRVKAIFYALYFGDERPSLINTLQFADCFVVYEKRTRTVTNKDGSTSKETYTVAVPIKELSVIYENIAKVMGITATADDRANATEIYYRIKYGRPAPTYGKGFDDFTNGLPISDVPFVGVDGFTEPVANWRSSVTSEFGYRKDPFTGQMKGHGGIDIGKPKGTPIYSALDGTVMLVRYSNTGYGYHVMVDHGGGFLTLYGHCSKLLVSEGQKVSAGTKIAEVGTTGRSTGNHLHFEIRINGEKQNPRSYLP; encoded by the coding sequence ATGGCGGCTATTTCGGGAGCAGCTCTTGCCAAAGCAGCCACTGCGGTTTTATCTAATGACAAAATCAGAAAAGGGGTTGGGTGGATTGTCGTGGCAATCCTTTCCCCTATCATTGTAACAATAGCTTTAATTCTTGCAATTCTTTCAGGAACAGCAAGTCACAACAGCACAGCATTGGAATTATCCTTTAACGGTGGTGCTATATCTGAAAAAGTACCCGTGGAATTCAGAACGCATATTGAAGATATGCGTTACAGCTTTGGCTTTCTTGACTATGATATTAAAAGTATCAACAGCAAAACAGAAGATGACGAAAGCCTTGATTCGGTAAGAGTTAAGGCTATTTTTTATGCTCTGTATTTCGGCGATGAACGCCCATCCCTTATTAATACTTTGCAGTTTGCAGATTGCTTTGTTGTTTACGAAAAAAGAACTCGCACAGTTACAAATAAAGATGGCAGTACCAGTAAAGAAACCTACACTGTAGCTGTTCCCATTAAGGAACTGTCAGTTATTTATGAAAACATTGCTAAAGTAATGGGAATAACCGCAACAGCTGATGATAGAGCCAATGCTACAGAAATCTATTACCGTATTAAATACGGCAGACCGGCGCCTACCTATGGGAAGGGGTTTGACGATTTTACCAATGGACTTCCCATTTCTGATGTTCCGTTCGTAGGTGTAGATGGATTTACCGAACCTGTGGCAAATTGGAGAAGTTCGGTGACCAGTGAGTTCGGCTATCGTAAAGACCCATTCACAGGACAGATGAAAGGGCATGGGGGTATCGACATTGGAAAGCCAAAAGGTACTCCGATATATTCTGCTCTTGACGGAACGGTTATGCTTGTACGCTACTCCAATACAGGCTACGGATACCATGTGATGGTGGATCATGGCGGAGGGTTTCTTACCCTTTATGGGCATTGCTCAAAGTTACTTGTAAGTGAGGGGCAAAAGGTATCAGCAGGAACAAAGATTGCCGAGGTAGGTACTACAGGCAGAAGTACAGGGAATCATCTGCACTTTGAAATCCGCATAAACGGAGAAAAACAAAATCCAAGAAGTTATTTACCATAA